A single genomic interval of Halobacillus halophilus DSM 2266 harbors:
- a CDS encoding YtxH domain-containing protein: MSYNQQNNNDNGAGRDFVLGSLIGGIVGAVVALLFAPKSGRELRDNINESSTGIRERAGEWKDVAYEKGGAWKERAVETSSQFSKNVSEKSQDLSGKVKDKVKNIRSNEDDEAEKAAQEVAEAIEEAAQELEKQQDSTTSSNV, translated from the coding sequence ATGAGTTACAATCAGCAAAATAATAATGACAATGGGGCAGGAAGAGATTTTGTACTAGGTTCACTAATCGGAGGTATTGTAGGCGCAGTAGTCGCTTTGCTATTTGCTCCAAAATCAGGACGTGAATTGCGTGACAATATTAACGAAAGCTCTACAGGCATAAGAGAGAGAGCGGGAGAATGGAAAGATGTAGCTTATGAAAAAGGCGGAGCATGGAAAGAGCGTGCTGTAGAAACATCTTCTCAATTCTCTAAAAATGTTTCTGAGAAATCACAGGATTTAAGTGGAAAAGTGAAGGATAAAGTGAAAAATATTCGCAGTAATGAAGACGATGAAGCGGAAAAAGCAGCTCAAGAAGTAGCTGAAGCTATTGAAGAAGCAGCTCAAGAGCTTGAAAAGCAGCAAGATTCTACAACGTCTTCAAATGTATAA
- a CDS encoding DUF948 domain-containing protein, translating to MIIILYIAALIAAVAFAVLVIFLARTLTAVRRTMNNVADTLEGVEKQMEGITLETTALLNKTNKLAEDVGEKSEKLNTLVDGVKGIGDTVQEFNQSIRSISMGLTQSAQDHTESAAQAMKWGQVAINLWKKAKKEEKY from the coding sequence ATGATAATCATTCTCTACATTGCTGCATTAATTGCAGCAGTGGCTTTTGCTGTTCTAGTCATTTTTCTGGCAAGAACACTAACAGCTGTACGTCGAACCATGAATAACGTTGCGGATACACTTGAGGGTGTAGAGAAGCAAATGGAGGGAATTACCCTTGAGACGACAGCCCTCTTGAACAAGACCAATAAATTAGCTGAAGATGTCGGGGAAAAATCTGAAAAACTAAATACATTAGTTGACGGAGTGAAAGGCATCGGAGATACTGTTCAAGAGTTTAATCAATCCATAAGATCCATTTCAATGGGATTGACCCAGTCCGCCCAGGACCATACAGAGAGTGCTGCTCAAGCTATGAAATGGGGACAAGTGGCAATCAATTTATGGAAAAAAGCTAAAAAAGAAGAAAAATACTAA
- the ytxJ gene encoding bacillithiol system redox-active protein YtxJ: MSIQLLKTKEEFTKVLNNEPIFFLLKHSLTCPISATAESEYEQFSQHSEVPCYELFVQDARDLSNQVASDYDVRHQSPQAILFKDQQVAWHDSHGAVTKQRLIKAVE, encoded by the coding sequence ATGAGTATACAATTGCTAAAGACGAAAGAAGAATTTACAAAAGTACTGAATAATGAACCCATATTCTTTCTTTTAAAGCATAGTTTAACTTGTCCAATTTCAGCAACAGCTGAGAGTGAATATGAACAGTTTAGTCAGCATTCGGAAGTTCCTTGTTATGAACTTTTTGTACAGGATGCCAGAGATCTTTCTAACCAGGTTGCGAGTGACTATGATGTAAGGCATCAGTCTCCACAAGCTATTTTATTTAAAGACCAGCAGGTAGCGTGGCATGACAGTCATGGTGCCGTGACAAAACAGCGTTTAATAAAAGCAGT
- a CDS encoding DNA translocase FtsK: MWNDIKNKFKQWFDDEEETPKEIKEQQQPKRQERQEMNAKTKMTYRYPKQGEFRFPVIPDQSSTSHEKTDSSRRPERSRRSQSLKQTEKQDQHKEVESTDKQTKKQQDQSEKQELPETSTVPFTPTDVPSPIYGYHNRQLTAGIEKIENTVETKFPGDSFTNDEEAWQDLRRRLRSKVTETKDIQQKPENTIESSVEKEEKVSQEEDRNSASGESGQSSFLQTLSASEGNTIESKKKEFEPEEAAATIELEELEAETEINSQDTPTDEYSSGFQLIDSGEAAENNEAPQMQEQTERKPEEESEVSHDRAVNHEGKLRSEPKENPNGGEKKKSLPFNVIMTPRDKRTRDQKKQGRTESGENHSVSVSVQTPTIEGEKENNQENTPDSPRKEYNTPLHLLEDTKKPTGEDEDWTAQQMELLETTLRHFHVRAKVVNAMKGPTVTRFEVQPEPGVKVSKITNLADDIKLSMAARDIRIEAPIPGKQAVGIEVPNPKAQMVGLQQIFESEAFHKDPSPLSVGLGLDIGGSPIVTNLKKMPHGLIAGATGSGKSVCINTILISLLYKAHHEDVKFLLIDPKMVELAPYNDLPHLVSPVITDVKAATSALKWAVKEMEERYEKFVQEGVRDVERYNDKMVKQNRRGEKLPYLVIVIDELADLMMVSPQDVEDAICRIAQKARACGIHLLLATQRPSVDVITGLIKANIPTRIAFSVSSQVDSRTIIDSGGAEKLLGKGDMLFVENGSGQPLRIQGAFLSDEEIERVTNYVKKIAPPQYLFHQEELMKQISNEEETDALFSEAVQFVMEQNGASASLIQRRFKVGYNRAARLIDQMEEYGIISEQKGSKPRDVLLTHQQVEEMLS; encoded by the coding sequence ATGTGGAATGATATAAAAAATAAATTTAAACAATGGTTTGATGATGAAGAAGAAACCCCAAAAGAGATAAAAGAACAACAACAACCTAAAAGGCAGGAGCGGCAGGAAATGAATGCTAAAACAAAAATGACCTATCGGTATCCTAAGCAAGGTGAGTTTCGGTTCCCTGTCATTCCTGACCAGTCTTCAACTTCTCATGAAAAAACAGACTCTTCTAGAAGACCGGAGAGATCCAGAAGGAGCCAGAGTTTAAAGCAAACAGAGAAACAAGATCAGCATAAAGAAGTTGAATCCACTGATAAACAGACTAAAAAGCAGCAGGATCAAAGTGAGAAGCAAGAACTTCCGGAAACTTCCACGGTTCCTTTTACACCTACAGATGTTCCTTCGCCTATTTATGGATATCATAATCGTCAACTGACTGCCGGCATAGAAAAAATTGAAAACACAGTAGAAACCAAGTTCCCCGGTGATTCTTTTACAAATGATGAAGAAGCCTGGCAGGATTTGAGAAGAAGACTCAGAAGTAAAGTCACGGAGACTAAAGACATTCAGCAAAAGCCAGAAAATACGATTGAATCATCAGTTGAAAAGGAAGAAAAAGTTTCACAGGAAGAGGATCGTAATTCAGCATCAGGGGAGAGTGGCCAGTCTTCTTTCCTGCAAACCCTGTCAGCATCAGAAGGGAATACAATAGAGTCCAAAAAAAAAGAATTCGAACCTGAAGAAGCAGCTGCAACTATTGAATTAGAGGAGTTGGAAGCAGAAACCGAAATCAATTCTCAAGACACTCCGACAGATGAGTATTCATCTGGTTTTCAATTAATAGACTCTGGAGAAGCAGCCGAGAATAATGAAGCTCCCCAAATGCAAGAGCAGACAGAAAGAAAGCCTGAGGAAGAATCTGAAGTTTCACACGATAGAGCGGTGAATCATGAGGGGAAACTAAGGTCTGAACCGAAAGAAAACCCAAATGGAGGAGAGAAGAAAAAAAGTCTTCCATTCAACGTCATCATGACACCAAGAGATAAGCGAACCCGAGATCAAAAGAAACAAGGTAGGACGGAATCAGGAGAGAATCATAGTGTGAGTGTTAGTGTCCAGACTCCCACTATAGAAGGTGAAAAGGAAAATAATCAGGAGAATACTCCGGATTCTCCTCGTAAGGAATATAACACACCTTTACATTTGCTGGAAGATACAAAGAAGCCTACAGGTGAAGATGAGGATTGGACTGCTCAGCAAATGGAACTGCTTGAAACTACCCTTAGACATTTTCACGTGCGTGCGAAGGTAGTGAACGCCATGAAAGGCCCTACGGTAACCAGGTTCGAAGTACAGCCTGAACCAGGAGTTAAGGTTAGCAAAATAACTAATTTAGCGGATGATATCAAACTAAGCATGGCAGCACGCGACATTCGAATTGAAGCACCTATTCCCGGAAAGCAGGCCGTAGGTATAGAGGTCCCGAATCCTAAGGCTCAAATGGTAGGACTACAGCAGATATTTGAATCAGAGGCTTTTCATAAAGACCCTTCCCCATTGTCTGTCGGGCTGGGACTTGATATTGGTGGTTCTCCAATCGTTACCAATTTAAAAAAGATGCCTCATGGATTAATCGCAGGTGCCACAGGTTCCGGGAAAAGTGTATGTATTAATACCATTCTCATTAGTCTTTTATATAAAGCCCATCATGAAGATGTGAAATTTCTACTGATTGATCCTAAGATGGTAGAACTGGCTCCTTATAATGACCTGCCGCATTTGGTTTCTCCTGTTATCACAGATGTAAAAGCTGCGACATCTGCTTTGAAATGGGCAGTAAAAGAGATGGAAGAACGGTATGAGAAATTTGTTCAAGAGGGAGTTCGGGATGTAGAACGGTATAATGACAAAATGGTGAAGCAGAATCGTAGAGGGGAGAAGCTTCCATATCTAGTCATTGTTATCGATGAACTTGCTGATTTGATGATGGTCTCTCCTCAGGATGTAGAAGATGCTATCTGCCGAATTGCTCAGAAAGCAAGAGCATGCGGCATTCATCTGCTATTAGCTACACAGCGGCCCTCAGTAGATGTAATTACAGGGCTCATTAAAGCAAACATTCCGACACGGATTGCATTCAGTGTCTCTTCCCAAGTGGATTCTCGAACGATTATTGATTCAGGCGGGGCAGAAAAATTGTTAGGAAAAGGTGATATGCTGTTTGTAGAAAATGGTTCAGGTCAGCCATTAAGAATTCAGGGAGCTTTCTTATCGGATGAGGAAATCGAACGTGTCACCAATTATGTGAAAAAAATAGCTCCTCCTCAATATTTGTTTCATCAAGAAGAGTTAATGAAACAAATTTCAAACGAAGAAGAAACAGATGCTCTCTTTAGTGAAGCGGTTCAATTTGTAATGGAACAGAACGGAGCGAGTGCTTCACTGATTCAGCGCCGCTTTAAGGTAGGATACAACCGTGCTGCTCGTTTAATTGACCAGATGGAAGAGTACGGAATTATTTCGGAGCAAAAAGGAAGTAAACCGAGAGATGTGCTTCTAACTCACCAGCAAGTGGAAGAAATGCTTAGTTAA
- a CDS encoding nicotinate phosphoribosyltransferase — MKEIARKLNGEISRLTNKTFKFDKRVSEGWFSAVYFLKTRDIVADQLPEHKVTMQFFQKGTAVLCGTDEAIALIHTFAENPEELEIHSLKDGDKISPYETVLTITGPYQLFGFLEGIIDGILARRTSVASNVYNVVKAARSSGRQKPIIFMGDRDDHFTQQSGDGYAAFIGGSTAQATHAMNEWWGKEGMGTMPHALIQMFKGDVVAATKAYQKQFPNDQLMALVDYNNDVITDSLKVAREFGDELKGVRVDTSQNLVDKYFLRNQHLMGTFDPRGVNPELIFALRRSLDKEGYRHVKIVVSGGFTKERIRAFEEKKVPVDMYGVGGSLLKIGIGFTGDNVLINGEPEAKEGRRYKVNPRLEYVQFHKEDEGE, encoded by the coding sequence ATGAAGGAAATAGCACGTAAGTTAAATGGCGAAATCAGTCGTTTAACGAATAAAACATTTAAATTTGATAAGCGAGTTTCAGAGGGATGGTTTTCTGCCGTTTACTTCTTAAAGACAAGAGATATTGTAGCCGACCAGCTTCCTGAACACAAAGTAACCATGCAGTTCTTTCAAAAGGGTACTGCTGTTCTATGCGGCACGGATGAAGCCATTGCTCTTATTCATACGTTTGCTGAAAATCCTGAGGAACTGGAGATCCACTCTTTAAAAGATGGAGATAAAATTAGTCCTTATGAAACGGTTTTAACCATTACAGGGCCTTATCAGCTGTTTGGGTTTCTGGAAGGGATTATAGATGGGATCCTTGCGAGACGTACCTCTGTAGCCTCCAATGTTTATAATGTCGTAAAGGCCGCCCGTTCTTCAGGCCGTCAAAAACCGATTATTTTCATGGGTGATAGGGACGATCACTTTACACAGCAATCCGGGGATGGATATGCAGCTTTTATAGGCGGTTCGACTGCTCAGGCCACTCATGCTATGAATGAATGGTGGGGGAAAGAAGGAATGGGAACGATGCCCCATGCTTTAATACAGATGTTCAAAGGGGATGTAGTCGCTGCTACTAAAGCCTATCAGAAACAATTTCCAAATGATCAGCTTATGGCTCTTGTGGATTATAATAATGATGTGATTACCGACTCTTTAAAAGTTGCCCGAGAGTTTGGAGATGAATTGAAAGGTGTACGGGTAGATACTTCCCAGAACCTGGTAGATAAGTACTTCCTTAGAAATCAGCATTTAATGGGTACATTTGACCCGAGAGGGGTAAATCCTGAACTCATTTTTGCATTGCGGCGGTCACTGGATAAAGAAGGATACCGCCATGTGAAAATAGTTGTCAGCGGTGGTTTTACCAAAGAAAGAATACGAGCTTTTGAAGAGAAAAAAGTCCCCGTAGATATGTATGGAGTAGGCGGAAGTCTTCTGAAGATCGGTATTGGATTCACGGGGGACAATGTCCTTATTAATGGAGAACCTGAAGCCAAAGAAGGACGCAGATATAAAGTAAATCCAAGACTTGAATATGTTCAGTTTCATAAAGAGGATGAAGGTGAATAA
- the ytpR gene encoding YtpR family tRNA-binding protein produces MDVFYNEKGIGDVLIIPIKEGNRQTFKQQAYGDVVKITDSRDGSLLGYNIFNASNYFNMPGQGKMMLTEEMLRPIKDLFTQNQLEDVLDFDLSPKFVVGYVESIAPHENADKLKVCQVDTADEQLQIVCGAPNIERGQKVVVAKVGATMPGGMKINDAELRGVPSSGMICSAKELGLPDAPKEKGILVLSDEYEVGAPFEV; encoded by the coding sequence ATGGATGTATTTTACAATGAAAAAGGTATTGGGGATGTATTGATTATTCCTATTAAAGAAGGAAACCGCCAAACATTTAAGCAGCAAGCTTATGGGGACGTGGTTAAAATTACGGATAGCAGGGATGGATCATTGCTCGGATATAATATCTTTAATGCATCCAATTATTTTAATATGCCAGGTCAGGGAAAAATGATGCTGACGGAGGAAATGCTTCGTCCAATCAAGGATTTGTTTACACAGAATCAGCTCGAAGACGTACTGGATTTTGATTTAAGCCCTAAATTTGTAGTGGGGTATGTGGAAAGCATAGCACCTCATGAAAATGCGGATAAACTTAAAGTCTGCCAGGTGGATACAGCTGATGAACAATTGCAGATCGTATGCGGAGCACCTAATATTGAGCGGGGGCAGAAGGTCGTAGTAGCTAAAGTTGGAGCAACGATGCCAGGCGGAATGAAGATTAATGACGCAGAATTGCGTGGTGTACCGTCTAGTGGAATGATTTGTTCTGCTAAAGAACTAGGTTTACCAGATGCACCAAAAGAAAAAGGGATTCTCGTTCTCTCTGACGAATATGAAGTTGGGGCTCCTTTTGAAGTTTAA
- a CDS encoding PTS transporter subunit IIC yields MKAFLERKGIHISVHTYLITALSYMALGLFSSLIIGLIIKTIGEQLNLGIISDAFIEMGTFAMDSKIWGGAIGTAIAYGLKAPPLVIFASLFSGAYGAELGGPAGSYIAALIATEFGKMVSKETKIDIILTPFATITVGFVMGAVIGPPIGGFMTGFGEVINWATLQQPLIMGIVVAVLMGIALTAPISSLAIALMLSIDGVAAGAATVGCAAQMIGFATISYKDNGFGGFIAQGIGTSMLQVANIVKKPIILLPPTIAGAVIAPFATVWLELENNAAGAGMGTSGLVGQIMTFQTMGFNWHIAGIILGLHILAPAAISYVIALWFRKKGWIKPGDMTIKYD; encoded by the coding sequence ATGAAAGCATTTTTAGAGAGAAAAGGAATTCATATATCCGTTCATACTTATTTGATTACTGCTCTGAGTTATATGGCGCTAGGGCTATTTTCATCTTTAATTATCGGGTTAATTATTAAAACCATTGGTGAACAACTAAACCTGGGGATTATTTCGGACGCATTTATAGAAATGGGAACATTCGCTATGGACAGTAAAATATGGGGGGGAGCTATAGGGACTGCAATTGCCTATGGACTGAAGGCGCCTCCGCTTGTAATTTTTGCGTCTTTATTTAGCGGAGCCTACGGAGCTGAGTTAGGGGGGCCGGCAGGAAGTTATATAGCTGCCCTGATAGCTACTGAATTTGGTAAAATGGTAAGCAAAGAAACAAAAATAGATATTATTCTGACACCATTTGCAACCATTACGGTCGGTTTTGTAATGGGAGCTGTTATCGGACCGCCTATAGGCGGATTTATGACTGGTTTTGGAGAGGTTATTAATTGGGCAACGCTCCAACAGCCTTTAATTATGGGGATTGTAGTTGCGGTACTTATGGGTATAGCCTTAACTGCGCCTATCTCAAGTTTAGCTATTGCATTAATGCTTTCAATAGACGGGGTAGCAGCTGGTGCTGCTACGGTCGGTTGTGCTGCCCAGATGATCGGTTTTGCTACAATCAGCTATAAAGATAATGGGTTTGGAGGTTTTATAGCTCAGGGAATTGGCACGTCTATGCTGCAAGTTGCTAATATAGTTAAAAAACCAATTATCCTTCTTCCACCTACAATTGCAGGAGCTGTAATCGCTCCGTTTGCTACCGTTTGGCTGGAACTTGAAAATAATGCAGCGGGGGCAGGGATGGGAACGAGCGGACTAGTAGGTCAGATCATGACGTTTCAAACAATGGGCTTTAATTGGCACATAGCTGGTATTATACTTGGGTTACATATCCTTGCTCCAGCGGCTATTAGTTACGTTATTGCATTGTGGTTTAGAAAAAAAGGATGGATCAAGCCAGGAGATATGACAATCAAGTATGATTAG
- the murC gene encoding UDP-N-acetylmuramate--L-alanine ligase has product MTTYHFVGIKGTGMSSLAQILHDSGEKIQGSDVEKHFFTQEVLEEKNIEILPFSSKNIHAGLTIIAGNAFNEEHEEIREAKKLGLPFHWYHEFLGEWLQQYTSIAVTGAHGKTSTTGLLAHVLSENYPTSYLIGDGTGRGHENSQYFAFEACEYRRHFLSYHPDYAIMTNIDFDHPDYFKSVDDVFEAFQQMAKQVNKGIIACGDDDHLQHIQANVPVLYYGFAGTNDFQAQNIRESNEGTTFDVFVRNNFYDTFTIPQFGNHTVLNALSVIAICHYEEMPADEIKKMSTFRGVKRRFTEKEWGNQILVDDYAHHPIEITATIDTARKKYGERPVVAIFQPHTFTRTKTFLHEFAESLKLADYIYLCDIFGSAREDQGKLTIENLQELIPDSHVLTLEDTPQLQNFDDGILLFMGAGDIQKFQNAYENSK; this is encoded by the coding sequence ATGACAACTTACCATTTTGTTGGTATCAAAGGGACAGGAATGAGTTCGCTTGCACAAATTCTGCACGATTCTGGAGAAAAAATTCAAGGGTCAGACGTAGAAAAGCACTTTTTTACTCAAGAGGTTCTGGAAGAAAAAAATATTGAAATACTGCCTTTCTCAAGTAAGAATATACATGCCGGACTTACGATTATTGCGGGAAATGCTTTTAACGAAGAGCATGAAGAAATAAGAGAAGCTAAGAAACTCGGGTTACCTTTTCACTGGTATCATGAATTTTTAGGTGAGTGGCTTCAGCAGTACACTAGTATTGCCGTAACAGGTGCTCATGGAAAAACTTCAACGACTGGTCTGCTCGCGCATGTTTTATCCGAAAACTACCCTACGTCTTATTTAATAGGAGACGGTACAGGCAGAGGTCATGAAAACAGTCAGTACTTTGCATTTGAAGCGTGCGAGTATCGCAGGCATTTTCTATCTTACCACCCAGATTATGCGATCATGACGAACATTGATTTTGATCATCCGGACTATTTTAAGAGCGTTGATGATGTTTTTGAAGCCTTTCAACAAATGGCAAAGCAAGTGAATAAAGGTATTATCGCCTGTGGAGATGATGATCATCTTCAGCATATTCAGGCAAATGTCCCGGTTCTCTACTATGGTTTTGCAGGTACGAATGATTTCCAGGCTCAGAACATCAGAGAGAGCAATGAAGGAACCACATTTGATGTGTTTGTCAGGAACAATTTTTATGACACATTTACGATTCCTCAATTCGGTAATCACACCGTTTTAAACGCGTTGAGTGTAATTGCTATTTGTCACTATGAGGAAATGCCGGCAGATGAAATAAAAAAAATGTCCACTTTTAGAGGAGTCAAGCGCCGTTTCACGGAAAAAGAATGGGGCAATCAAATTTTGGTAGACGACTATGCCCATCACCCGATTGAGATTACAGCTACGATTGATACGGCCAGAAAAAAATATGGTGAACGTCCTGTAGTCGCTATCTTCCAGCCGCATACCTTTACTAGAACCAAAACTTTCTTGCATGAATTTGCTGAAAGTCTAAAGCTTGCAGATTATATATATCTGTGTGATATTTTTGGTTCAGCAAGAGAGGATCAAGGAAAGTTGACGATAGAAAATTTACAGGAGTTAATTCCTGATTCTCATGTATTGACGCTTGAGGACACTCCCCAGTTGCAGAACTTTGATGATGGCATCTTATTATTTATGGGCGCTGGCGATATTCAAAAGTTTCAAAATGCCTATGAAAATAGTAAGTAG
- a CDS encoding DUF1444 domain-containing protein, whose translation MKMTSVKMKKKLEDRLHHQDWKTTYNRDKDTFRIEWRDSGEGITITLPNVISKYESRGEEAIDELEDHVQEALKVMNETHDLSGKEQQIFPVIRAASFPTETENGKRLVHSEHTAETRVYYALDLGKSFQLIDESMLEKEEWTLARLKEVASFNARSLPVEMKKDTVYGNDFYFHSTKDGYDASRILNEVLLEELKAECKGELAISVPHQDVIIFADVQNSEGYDILAQMAMKFFAEGTVPITSLSFLYEDKQLEPIFILAQKQPKKERKDD comes from the coding sequence ATGAAAATGACGAGTGTAAAAATGAAGAAGAAATTAGAAGATCGTCTTCACCATCAAGATTGGAAGACAACTTATAATCGTGATAAAGACACTTTTCGCATTGAGTGGCGTGATAGTGGTGAAGGGATTACAATTACTTTACCTAATGTGATTTCCAAGTATGAATCTCGCGGAGAGGAAGCAATTGATGAATTGGAAGATCACGTACAAGAGGCATTGAAAGTTATGAATGAAACTCATGATCTTTCTGGAAAAGAACAACAAATCTTTCCTGTGATTAGAGCCGCGTCTTTTCCAACAGAAACAGAAAATGGTAAAAGGCTGGTCCATTCAGAACATACAGCTGAGACCAGGGTTTACTATGCGTTGGACTTAGGGAAGTCCTTTCAGTTAATCGATGAAAGTATGCTGGAAAAGGAAGAATGGACATTAGCACGACTGAAGGAAGTGGCAAGTTTTAATGCCCGTTCACTCCCGGTTGAAATGAAAAAGGATACAGTGTACGGAAATGATTTCTACTTCCATTCTACTAAAGATGGGTATGACGCAAGCCGGATTTTAAATGAGGTTTTACTGGAGGAGCTTAAGGCTGAGTGCAAGGGCGAGCTAGCTATCAGTGTACCTCACCAGGACGTTATTATATTTGCTGATGTTCAGAACTCAGAAGGGTACGACATTCTGGCTCAAATGGCTATGAAGTTTTTCGCTGAAGGCACCGTGCCTATTACTTCATTGTCCTTCCTATATGAGGATAAGCAATTAGAACCCATTTTTATACTTGCTCAAAAACAACCGAAAAAAGAGCGAAAGGACGATTAA
- a CDS encoding YtoQ family protein: MELTVYLAGQIHDDWRNDVKAQAKEKKLPLQFVGPQENHERSDNIGESIMGEQPDNLYRDDAASSINNFRTQVLLHKSDAVIALFGESYKQWNTAMDASAAIQLRKPLILIRPKSLIHPLKELSNQADVTVETIDQALAVLSYIYE; this comes from the coding sequence ATGGAACTAACTGTTTATTTAGCTGGACAGATTCATGATGATTGGCGTAATGATGTAAAGGCTCAAGCAAAGGAAAAAAAGTTACCACTCCAGTTTGTAGGCCCTCAGGAAAACCATGAACGCTCTGATAACATCGGGGAATCCATCATGGGTGAACAACCTGATAATCTCTACCGTGATGATGCCGCTTCTAGTATTAATAATTTCAGAACTCAGGTTTTACTCCATAAATCAGATGCTGTAATTGCTCTATTCGGTGAAAGTTACAAACAGTGGAATACGGCAATGGATGCAAGCGCTGCTATTCAGCTTCGTAAGCCCTTAATTCTCATTCGACCTAAGTCACTGATCCATCCTTTAAAAGAATTATCAAATCAAGCGGATGTCACAGTGGAAACGATTGACCAAGCTCTGGCTGTTTTAAGCTATATTTATGAGTAA
- a CDS encoding DUF84 family protein yields the protein MKIYVGSQNPTKVDSVKQVFVNHDVTGMEVESRVAAQPFSDEETLEGAINRARECASINKSNLGIGLEGGVMEIEGDLYLCNWGALVDSKENVFTASGARIALPDEIKKSLEKGKELGEVMDAYANKHEVRKNEGAIGIFTNGVIQREEMFSHVVKLLKGQWEFYQQS from the coding sequence GTGAAAATATATGTTGGATCGCAAAACCCTACTAAAGTTGATTCAGTTAAACAAGTATTTGTAAATCATGATGTGACAGGCATGGAAGTTGAATCCAGAGTTGCTGCTCAGCCATTTTCAGATGAGGAGACGTTGGAAGGCGCAATTAACCGGGCTCGGGAATGTGCTTCCATTAATAAAAGTAACCTTGGGATTGGCCTTGAAGGCGGAGTGATGGAGATCGAAGGTGATCTATATCTCTGCAACTGGGGAGCACTCGTTGATTCTAAAGAAAATGTATTTACGGCCAGCGGAGCTCGAATTGCTTTGCCAGACGAAATTAAGAAGAGTTTGGAAAAAGGAAAAGAGCTTGGCGAAGTCATGGATGCTTATGCAAATAAACACGAAGTACGTAAAAATGAGGGTGCGATTGGAATTTTCACAAATGGGGTTATTCAAAGAGAAGAGATGTTTTCTCATGTCGTTAAATTACTAAAAGGTCAATGGGAATTTTATCAACAGTCTTAA
- a CDS encoding thioredoxin family protein: MIKLESDGHLRSLLEEDVILLFSANWCPDCRVIEPVLPEIEDKFSEWTFVYVDRDQFIHICSEYDVFGIPSFIAFKDGEETGRFVGKQRKSQEEIEDFIRNAS; the protein is encoded by the coding sequence ATGATTAAACTTGAGTCCGATGGGCACCTTCGATCATTATTGGAAGAAGATGTGATATTGTTGTTTTCTGCCAATTGGTGTCCTGACTGCCGAGTAATTGAACCGGTTCTTCCAGAAATTGAGGATAAATTTAGTGAATGGACTTTTGTATATGTAGATAGGGATCAATTTATCCACATATGCTCTGAGTATGATGTGTTTGGTATACCTAGCTTTATCGCTTTTAAGGATGGGGAAGAGACAGGCAGGTTTGTAGGAAAACAGAGAAAATCTCAGGAAGAAATTGAAGATTTTATACGAAATGCGTCGTAG